The Bacteroides acidifaciens genome includes a region encoding these proteins:
- a CDS encoding alpha-L-arabinofuranosidase C-terminal domain-containing protein codes for MRRYTEILAALAISAGMALHAQTNEMVIQTKKLGAEIKPTMYGLFFEDINYAADGGLYAELVKNRSFEFPQHLMGWNTYGKVSLMDDGPFERNPHYVRLSDPGHAHKHTGLDNEGFFGIGVKKGEEYRFSVWARLPQGSTKETLRIELVDTKSMGERQAFATQNLIIDSKEWKKYQVILKPGVTNPKSTLRIFLTSKGTVDLEHISLFPVDTWKGHENGLRKDLAQALADIHPGVFRFPGGCIVEGTEQGDRYDWKKTVGVVENRPLNLNRWQYTFTHRFYPDYYQSYGLGFYEYFLLSEEIGAEPLPILNCGLVCQYQNNDPKAHVAVCDLAPYIQDALDLIEFANGDVNTTWGKVRADMGHPAPFNLKFIGIGNEQWGKEYPERLEPFIKAIRKVYPDVKIVGSSGPNSEGKEFDYLWPEMKRLKADLVDEHFYRPESWFLAQGARYDNYNRKGPKVFAGEYACHGKGKKWNHFNAALLEAAFMTGLERNADIVHMATYAPLFAHVEGWQWRPDMIWFDNLNSVRTVSYYVQQLYAQNKGTNVLPLTMDKKNVTGAEGQNGLFASAVYDKDKNELIVKVANTSNTAQPISLNFAGLKKQDVLSNGRCIKLRSLDLDKDNTLEQPFAITPQETPVSIEGHVFTAELEPNTFAVYKFTKK; via the coding sequence ATGAGAAGATACACAGAAATTTTGGCTGCATTAGCCATCTCTGCCGGAATGGCACTTCATGCGCAAACCAATGAAATGGTGATACAAACCAAGAAGTTGGGAGCAGAAATTAAACCTACCATGTACGGACTCTTTTTTGAGGACATCAACTATGCTGCCGACGGGGGGCTTTATGCTGAATTGGTCAAGAACCGTTCATTCGAGTTTCCCCAACACTTGATGGGCTGGAATACCTATGGAAAAGTGTCATTGATGGACGACGGCCCTTTCGAACGCAATCCTCATTATGTACGCCTTTCCGACCCGGGACACGCGCATAAGCATACCGGACTTGATAACGAAGGTTTTTTCGGTATCGGTGTTAAGAAGGGGGAGGAGTATCGCTTTTCCGTTTGGGCACGTTTACCGCAAGGAAGTACGAAAGAAACATTGCGGATTGAACTCGTAGATACCAAATCAATGGGCGAACGCCAGGCTTTTGCCACACAGAACCTTATCATTGACTCAAAAGAATGGAAAAAATATCAGGTTATCCTGAAACCGGGAGTGACCAATCCCAAATCTACGCTTCGCATTTTCCTTACTTCCAAAGGAACCGTAGATCTGGAACACATTTCTCTTTTCCCGGTAGATACTTGGAAAGGACATGAAAACGGACTCCGCAAAGACCTTGCACAGGCTTTGGCGGATATTCATCCGGGAGTCTTCCGTTTTCCCGGCGGCTGTATCGTGGAAGGTACGGAACAGGGTGATCGTTATGACTGGAAGAAAACGGTAGGGGTTGTAGAAAATCGTCCTTTGAATTTAAATCGCTGGCAATATACGTTTACGCATCGTTTTTATCCGGATTATTATCAAAGCTATGGACTGGGATTCTATGAATATTTCTTGTTATCCGAAGAAATAGGAGCGGAACCTCTTCCTATTCTGAATTGTGGTCTTGTTTGTCAGTACCAGAATAATGATCCGAAGGCGCATGTGGCTGTTTGCGACTTAGCTCCTTATATACAGGATGCACTTGACCTGATTGAATTTGCCAATGGCGATGTTAATACGACTTGGGGAAAAGTGCGTGCCGATATGGGGCATCCGGCTCCTTTCAATCTGAAATTTATCGGTATCGGTAACGAACAATGGGGCAAAGAATATCCCGAACGTCTCGAGCCGTTTATCAAAGCTATCCGTAAGGTATATCCCGATGTGAAGATTGTAGGCAGCTCCGGCCCTAATTCCGAAGGTAAGGAATTCGATTACCTGTGGCCCGAAATGAAACGCCTGAAAGCCGATTTGGTGGACGAACACTTCTATCGTCCCGAAAGCTGGTTCTTAGCCCAAGGCGCACGTTATGACAACTACAACCGTAAAGGTCCGAAAGTCTTTGCCGGTGAATATGCCTGCCACGGAAAAGGAAAGAAATGGAACCATTTCAATGCCGCCTTGCTCGAAGCTGCTTTCATGACCGGACTGGAACGTAACGCTGACATTGTCCATATGGCTACTTATGCTCCGCTTTTCGCCCATGTGGAAGGCTGGCAGTGGCGTCCGGACATGATTTGGTTTGATAACCTGAATTCCGTACGTACCGTAAGCTACTATGTGCAGCAACTGTATGCACAGAACAAAGGGACGAATGTACTTCCGCTTACCATGGACAAGAAAAACGTGACAGGTGCCGAAGGGCAGAACGGGCTCTTTGCCAGTGCCGTATATGATAAGGATAAGAATGAACTGATTGTAAAGGTTGCCAACACTTCGAATACTGCCCAACCTATTTCGTTGAACTTCGCAGGATTGAAGAAACAAGACGTATTATCGAATGGCCGTTGTATCAAGCTTCGCTCACTTGATTTGGACAAAGATAATACGCTTGAACAACCTTTTGCCATTACTCCGCAAGAGACTCCGGTATCCATTGAAGGGCATGTGTTTACAGCCGAATTGGAACCGAATACATTTGCTGTTTATAAATTCACGAAGAAATGA
- a CDS encoding arabinan endo-1,5-alpha-L-arabinosidase has protein sequence MNENTDVMKNLFLPVFLIAGSLFASCTSAVFKPIPSANPWDDNYLSVAKMEDYRQWGTYNVHDPSCRKLGDYYYMYSTDAIFGENRKEAKEKEVPLGYIQIRRSKDLVHWEFLGWAFPEIPEEAVRWVQAHAGGHGATNIWAPYIIPYKDKYRLYYCVSAFGRKTSYIGLAESVSPEGPWTQVGCTVKTDDSTAMNAIDPSVIVDEVTGEWWMHYGSFFGGLYCVELNPETGLPLKNGDLGHLVARRANYRKDNLEAPEIIYNPNLKQYYLFTSYDPLMTTYNVRVSRSDAAEGPFVDYLGKAVKDTTNNFPILTAPYRFENHPGWAGTAHCGVFSDGEGNYFMAHQGRLSPQNQLMVLHIRQLFFTPDGWPVVSPERYAGTVPRKFTEADLAGEWEVIRVQEPKYERQLEAGQILWGEGELKDGEWNLSTRISLLKDGTCKGEMTDDEWKIVQMNGNWSFLTEKQLLMVRLGKEEIKNLIIFAGHDWENETETILFTGLDSRGRSVWGKRIK, from the coding sequence ATGAACGAAAACACTGATGTTATGAAAAACTTGTTCTTGCCCGTCTTTTTAATTGCAGGCAGCTTGTTCGCAAGTTGCACTTCTGCTGTATTTAAACCGATTCCTTCTGCGAATCCTTGGGATGACAATTATTTATCCGTAGCTAAAATGGAAGATTACCGCCAGTGGGGAACATATAATGTGCACGACCCGTCCTGTCGCAAGCTGGGCGACTATTATTATATGTATTCCACTGACGCTATTTTCGGTGAAAACCGGAAGGAAGCCAAAGAAAAAGAAGTTCCTTTGGGATATATCCAGATACGCCGTTCCAAGGATCTGGTACATTGGGAATTTCTAGGATGGGCTTTTCCCGAGATACCCGAAGAAGCTGTACGGTGGGTACAGGCTCACGCGGGCGGACATGGGGCTACAAATATCTGGGCTCCCTATATCATCCCCTATAAGGACAAATATCGTCTGTACTATTGCGTATCCGCATTCGGACGTAAGACTTCCTATATTGGGCTTGCTGAATCTGTTTCTCCCGAAGGGCCGTGGACGCAAGTGGGTTGTACCGTAAAGACAGATGATTCCACTGCCATGAACGCCATTGATCCAAGTGTCATAGTAGACGAGGTCACTGGAGAATGGTGGATGCACTACGGCTCTTTCTTCGGTGGATTATACTGTGTAGAACTGAATCCTGAAACTGGATTGCCTCTGAAAAACGGAGACTTGGGGCATCTTGTAGCACGTCGTGCCAATTACAGGAAAGACAACCTCGAAGCACCGGAAATAATTTACAACCCTAATTTGAAACAATACTATCTGTTCACTTCTTATGACCCGTTGATGACAACCTATAATGTACGTGTCAGCCGTTCGGATGCCGCTGAGGGGCCATTTGTCGATTATTTGGGAAAGGCGGTGAAAGATACGACCAATAATTTCCCGATACTGACCGCTCCCTATCGTTTTGAGAATCATCCCGGGTGGGCGGGTACAGCGCATTGCGGAGTTTTCTCCGATGGTGAAGGAAACTATTTCATGGCTCACCAAGGGCGTCTTTCTCCGCAAAACCAGTTGATGGTATTGCATATTCGCCAGTTGTTCTTTACACCGGACGGATGGCCGGTCGTTTCTCCCGAAAGATATGCAGGGACAGTTCCCCGTAAGTTCACCGAAGCGGACTTGGCAGGAGAGTGGGAGGTTATCCGTGTACAGGAACCCAAGTACGAACGCCAGTTGGAAGCCGGGCAAATCCTTTGGGGCGAAGGTGAATTGAAAGATGGTGAGTGGAATCTCTCAACCCGTATCAGTTTATTAAAGGACGGAACCTGCAAAGGGGAGATGACGGATGATGAATGGAAAATTGTGCAAATGAATGGAAATTGGTCCTTTTTGACCGAAAAACAGCTATTAATGGTAAGATTGGGCAAAGAGGAAATTAAGAATCTGATTATCTTTGCAGGACACGATTGGGAGAATGAAACGGAAACCATTCTCTTTACCGGGCTCGATAGTCGGGGACGTTCTGTCTGGGGAAAAAGAATCAAATAA
- a CDS encoding glycoside hydrolase family 43 protein: MINKIRYVVFSFVLTAFSGLSAQNDTTFIANGNPIIQYKYTADPGAMVHDGKVYIYAGHDECPPPKEHYLLNEWCVFSSPDMKTWTEHPVPLKAKDFSWAKGEAWASQVIERDGKFYWYVTVEHNTIPGKSIGVAVSDSPTGPFADARGSALVTNDMTTEYTKIRWDDIDPTVFIDDDGQAYLYWGNTQCYYVRLKKNMIELDGPIIPVSLPRFTEAPWIHKRGDWYYLSYASGFPEKICYAMSRSVTGPWEYKGILNEIAGNSNTNHQSIIEFKGDWYFIYHNGGINTAGGSFRRSVCIDRLYYNEDGTMKRIQMTTEGVQ; this comes from the coding sequence ATGATAAATAAGATTAGATACGTAGTTTTCTCATTCGTACTGACAGCCTTTTCCGGGCTGTCAGCGCAGAATGACACTACTTTTATTGCCAATGGCAATCCCATCATTCAATATAAATATACGGCGGATCCGGGAGCCATGGTACATGATGGAAAAGTATATATTTACGCCGGACACGATGAATGTCCGCCCCCCAAGGAACATTATCTGCTGAATGAATGGTGTGTCTTTTCCTCTCCCGACATGAAAACATGGACGGAACACCCCGTTCCTTTAAAAGCCAAGGATTTCAGTTGGGCAAAAGGTGAGGCGTGGGCAAGCCAGGTGATTGAACGTGACGGCAAGTTTTATTGGTATGTAACGGTAGAACACAATACGATTCCCGGTAAATCTATCGGTGTAGCCGTCTCAGATTCTCCGACAGGTCCTTTTGCTGATGCCCGCGGTTCGGCATTGGTCACCAATGACATGACTACCGAATATACCAAAATTCGGTGGGATGATATTGATCCGACAGTTTTTATTGACGATGACGGTCAGGCGTATCTTTATTGGGGAAACACCCAATGCTACTATGTCAGACTGAAAAAGAACATGATCGAATTGGACGGTCCGATTATTCCGGTTAGTCTTCCTCGTTTTACGGAAGCTCCCTGGATACATAAACGTGGAGACTGGTATTACCTCTCGTATGCTTCCGGATTTCCAGAAAAGATTTGCTATGCAATGAGCCGTAGCGTTACAGGACCTTGGGAATATAAAGGCATCCTGAATGAAATTGCGGGTAACTCCAATACTAACCACCAGTCCATCATCGAGTTTAAGGGAGACTGGTATTTCATTTATCACAATGGCGGTATTAATACCGCCGGTGGAAGTTTCCGTCGCTCCGTTTGCATTGACCGTTTGTATTACAATGAAGACGGCACAATGAAGAGGATACAGATGACAACAGAAGGCGTACAGTAA
- the galK gene encoding galactokinase, which translates to MDTEYVRSRFIKHFDGTTGFLYASPGRINLIGEHTDYNGGFVFPGAVDKGMIAEIKPNGTDKVRAYSIDLKDYVEFGLNEEDAPRASWARYIFGVCREMIKRGVDVKGFNTAFAGDVPLGAGMSSSAALESTYAFALNELFGENKIDKFELAKVGQATEHNYCGVNCGIMDQFASVFGKAGSLIRLDCRSLEYQYFPFHPEGYRLVLMDSVVKHELASSAYNKRRQSCEAAVAAIQKKHPHVEFLRDCTMEMLKEAKADISDEDYMRAEYVIEEIQRVLDVCDALEKDDYETVGQKMYETHHGMSKLYEVSCEELDFLNDCAKEYGVTGSRVMGGGFGGCTINLVKNELYDNFVEKTKEAFKAKFGRSPKVYDVVIGDGSRRLE; encoded by the coding sequence ATGGATACAGAATACGTAAGAAGTCGATTCATTAAACACTTTGACGGAACTACCGGATTTTTATATGCTTCACCAGGCCGCATCAACTTGATCGGCGAACACACTGACTACAACGGCGGATTCGTTTTCCCCGGAGCAGTAGACAAAGGTATGATTGCTGAAATCAAACCGAACGGTACTGATAAGGTTAGAGCGTACTCTATCGACTTGAAGGATTATGTAGAATTTGGCTTGAACGAAGAAGATGCTCCACGCGCCAGCTGGGCAAGATATATTTTCGGTGTTTGCCGTGAGATGATCAAACGTGGCGTTGACGTAAAGGGATTCAATACTGCTTTCGCGGGTGATGTGCCTCTGGGTGCAGGTATGTCTTCTTCTGCAGCTTTGGAAAGTACGTACGCTTTCGCATTGAACGAGCTGTTTGGTGAAAACAAAATAGATAAATTTGAATTGGCGAAAGTTGGTCAGGCAACAGAACATAATTACTGTGGCGTGAACTGCGGTATCATGGACCAGTTTGCTTCTGTATTCGGTAAAGCAGGCAGCTTGATTCGTTTGGATTGCCGTTCACTGGAATATCAGTATTTCCCGTTCCATCCGGAAGGTTATCGTCTGGTTTTGATGGATTCAGTGGTGAAACACGAATTGGCTTCTTCTGCTTACAACAAGCGTCGTCAAAGTTGTGAGGCTGCTGTTGCCGCTATCCAGAAGAAACATCCGCACGTAGAATTCCTGCGCGACTGTACTATGGAAATGTTGAAAGAGGCAAAAGCTGACATCAGTGACGAAGATTATATGCGTGCAGAATACGTAATCGAAGAAATCCAACGCGTACTCGATGTTTGCGACGCTTTGGAAAAAGATGATTACGAGACTGTAGGTCAGAAGATGTACGAAACTCACCACGGCATGAGCAAGCTGTACGAAGTAAGCTGCGAAGAACTCGACTTTCTGAATGATTGCGCTAAAGAATACGGTGTGACCGGTTCACGCGTTATGGGTGGTGGCTTCGGTGGTTGTACTATCAACCTCGTTAAAAATGAATTGTATGACAACTTCGTTGAAAAGACAAAAGAAGCTTTCAAAGCTAAATTCGGCAGAAGCCCGAAAGTATATGACGTAGTAATCGGTGACGGTTCTCGTAGATTGGAATAA
- a CDS encoding two-component regulator propeller domain-containing protein yields the protein MKKHLFVLLVIYNILFFAGRKNVHAQERFADRYNITYVTMNNGLPHNFIDDLYKDSRGFLWISTAGGGVSRYDGYEFVNYNPNTPHCKLKSNFIINVCEDSFQRLWMVSEGGTDIIDLTNLKPTLPEDAKGVLNNVLNQPATHVMKDSKGCIWLHCANKLNRIEFNEKGEVKSVSTLVPITLNGPNIALQDIDEDGKIWAGINGEILKVDWDSQGKLTAIPIAECLKFEPGTYISDFLMKENEVWVSTDRGLFRYNKNGNVVKRYEHNPINPRSLSQNYLTDLAITNDKQLIIATLCGVNIYNPMTDDFERIASYGLQNGSSNLLNSNFINDILSEEDHIWFGTETGGINMLSPRRLSIRNYKHDKENPSSLSYNPVNAVYEDIYGTLWVGTVEGGLNRKEHDSEQFTHFTREGEGLSHNSVSALTADQDDHLWIGTWGGGINLLDLKAPRQVLKVISSQTSGGFPIDFIGSLTYDPINNGVWIGANQGLYFYEMATGKICAPLANRVAENIHGCIGSIIDKNGKLWIGCMEGVYIIDLHTRTSAGEFQHRHLNFKLDDPDSRLIEKITCFFETKDGTLWLGSNGYGIYKRTIDKQGKEIFVSYSTSQGLPNSSVRGILEDSDGHLWIGTNNGLSCYHPEENRFINYTSQDGLIDTQFYWNASCRSAHSGQDLLYFGSVGGLVAIESNRPAISLPAAKVRFTRLRIGNEEILPGNEYLPEDIAITNELRLHEKEKSFSLEFSALNFEASNTAIYSYRLLGFDDKWVHVPGNRRFASYTNLPPGNYTLQVRYTPDRENEGENVTELNITIVPYFYKTAWFILLIIILVLVIVWQFYQWRIRTLKRQKEYLHRTVEERTHELEQQKHLLENQTEELSRQNRMLTQQNEKITKQKAQLIRMSRKVQELTLDKISFFTNITHEFRTPITLIIGPIERALKLSYNPQVIEQLHFVERNSKYLLSLVNQLMDFRKVESGKLEIVKTRGNFLKFIDSLITPFGVFAGERNVVLKRYYRMETPEILYDEEAMRKVVTNLLSNAIKFTPNGGTVSLYISSLPSGKSGKESLYICVGDTGPGIPEEDLNRIFNRFYQSQNQVKYPVYGQAGTGIGLYLCKRIVQMHGGEIKVRNNRLAGCSFRLLLPLQQEEEKDDKLIIIDSNGSSSNPVPASEPSKEKEALTILVVEDNVDMRGYIRSILREQYNVLEASNGEEALHILYSNPVDFIISDLMMPVMDGIELSRRVKDTFAISHIPFLMLTAKTSQETRLESYRMGVDEYLLKPFDETLLLTRIQNILENRKRYQRKFTLNMDVDVLNMEKESGDKKFLNHVMEVIKENYKNSYFEVSDFSEAVGVSKSLLNKKLQSLIGQSAGQFIRNYRLNIARELILKNRETKNMNIAEISYEVGFNDPKYFTRCFTKYFNTTPSSLLNKEE from the coding sequence ATGAAAAAACACCTATTCGTACTCCTTGTAATTTATAATATTCTGTTTTTTGCCGGCCGGAAGAACGTGCATGCACAGGAACGGTTCGCCGACCGCTACAACATCACATACGTGACAATGAACAACGGATTGCCCCACAATTTCATAGATGACTTATATAAAGACAGTCGTGGATTTCTATGGATTTCAACTGCCGGAGGCGGGGTTTCGCGCTACGATGGCTATGAATTTGTGAATTACAATCCCAATACCCCTCATTGCAAACTGAAAAGTAACTTTATTATTAATGTATGCGAAGATTCATTTCAAAGACTTTGGATGGTGTCAGAAGGAGGAACGGATATCATTGACCTCACCAACCTGAAACCGACCTTGCCGGAAGATGCCAAAGGGGTATTGAATAACGTCCTGAATCAGCCGGCTACGCACGTCATGAAAGATTCTAAAGGTTGCATCTGGTTACATTGTGCCAATAAGCTCAATCGTATTGAATTTAACGAAAAAGGAGAAGTAAAATCTGTTTCCACCCTCGTTCCCATTACCCTGAACGGACCGAATATCGCTCTTCAGGATATTGACGAAGACGGTAAGATATGGGCGGGAATCAATGGTGAAATACTTAAAGTGGATTGGGACTCACAAGGAAAACTGACAGCCATCCCCATCGCCGAATGCCTGAAATTCGAGCCCGGAACCTATATATCCGATTTTCTAATGAAGGAAAACGAAGTATGGGTTTCTACTGACCGGGGACTGTTCCGATATAATAAAAACGGGAACGTCGTCAAACGGTACGAACACAACCCGATTAATCCCCGTTCGCTTTCACAAAACTATCTGACCGACCTGGCTATCACAAATGATAAACAATTGATTATTGCCACCTTGTGCGGTGTGAACATCTATAACCCAATGACCGACGACTTTGAGCGCATCGCATCCTATGGCCTTCAGAATGGAAGTTCCAATCTGCTGAACAGTAACTTTATCAATGACATACTATCTGAAGAGGATCATATCTGGTTCGGAACAGAAACCGGCGGTATCAATATGCTGAGTCCAAGACGATTATCAATACGTAACTATAAACACGACAAAGAAAACCCGTCGAGTTTGTCCTACAATCCGGTAAATGCCGTTTATGAAGATATTTACGGCACATTATGGGTAGGCACCGTAGAAGGCGGACTGAACCGGAAAGAGCACGACAGCGAACAGTTTACTCATTTCACCCGTGAAGGCGAGGGACTGAGCCATAATTCTGTCAGTGCATTGACAGCCGATCAAGACGACCATCTATGGATAGGAACCTGGGGCGGAGGTATCAATTTGCTTGACTTGAAAGCTCCCCGACAAGTGCTGAAAGTTATTTCTTCTCAGACAAGCGGAGGATTTCCAATCGACTTTATCGGCTCGCTGACATACGACCCTATAAATAATGGTGTATGGATAGGAGCCAATCAAGGACTTTATTTTTACGAAATGGCTACCGGAAAAATCTGCGCTCCCCTAGCAAACAGAGTAGCGGAAAATATTCACGGCTGCATCGGTTCTATAATTGATAAAAACGGGAAACTCTGGATAGGATGCATGGAAGGTGTGTACATCATCGATCTCCACACACGCACATCCGCAGGAGAGTTTCAGCACAGGCATCTGAATTTTAAACTAGATGATCCCGACTCACGTCTGATTGAAAAAATCACCTGTTTCTTTGAAACCAAAGATGGAACTCTGTGGCTGGGAAGTAACGGATACGGTATTTACAAACGGACAATAGACAAACAGGGTAAGGAAATATTCGTATCTTACAGTACTTCTCAAGGGTTGCCCAACAGTAGTGTGCGCGGCATATTGGAAGACAGCGACGGTCATCTTTGGATTGGAACAAATAATGGCCTTTCCTGCTATCATCCGGAAGAGAATCGCTTTATCAATTATACTTCTCAGGATGGATTGATTGACACTCAGTTTTACTGGAACGCCTCTTGCCGTTCGGCACATTCGGGACAAGATTTACTTTATTTCGGCAGCGTAGGCGGATTGGTGGCTATCGAGAGTAATCGTCCCGCTATTTCTCTTCCTGCCGCCAAGGTTCGTTTCACACGCTTGAGGATTGGTAATGAGGAGATTTTGCCGGGAAACGAATATTTGCCGGAAGATATTGCTATCACTAATGAGTTACGGCTGCACGAGAAAGAGAAATCGTTTTCTTTAGAATTTTCAGCACTCAATTTTGAAGCGAGCAATACGGCAATTTACAGCTACCGGCTGCTCGGATTTGATGATAAATGGGTGCATGTGCCCGGCAATCGCCGTTTTGCCAGTTACACAAATTTGCCTCCGGGAAATTATACGCTGCAGGTAAGATATACCCCTGACAGGGAAAATGAAGGGGAAAATGTAACGGAGTTGAACATCACAATTGTCCCTTACTTTTATAAGACTGCATGGTTCATTCTATTGATCATCATTCTCGTGCTTGTGATTGTATGGCAATTTTACCAATGGAGAATTCGCACGCTGAAACGGCAGAAGGAGTATTTGCATCGCACAGTGGAAGAACGCACGCACGAACTGGAGCAACAGAAACATTTGTTGGAGAATCAGACCGAAGAACTATCACGACAGAACCGGATGCTGACCCAACAGAATGAGAAAATTACGAAGCAGAAAGCACAGTTGATCCGAATGTCGCGCAAAGTGCAGGAGCTGACACTTGATAAGATTTCTTTCTTTACGAATATCACACATGAGTTCCGAACGCCGATTACGTTGATTATCGGACCTATTGAGCGTGCATTGAAGTTGAGTTATAATCCGCAGGTGATTGAACAACTTCATTTCGTAGAGCGCAATTCGAAGTATCTGTTGTCTCTAGTCAATCAGTTGATGGACTTTCGCAAAGTGGAATCCGGCAAACTGGAAATTGTCAAGACGCGGGGGAATTTTCTGAAATTCATTGATTCGCTAATCACTCCTTTCGGAGTGTTTGCAGGGGAAAGGAATGTCGTGCTGAAACGATATTACCGGATGGAAACGCCAGAGATTCTATATGATGAAGAGGCAATGCGTAAAGTGGTGACTAATCTGTTGAGTAATGCAATTAAGTTTACGCCGAATGGAGGTACTGTCTCACTGTATATATCTTCCCTACCATCTGGTAAGAGTGGAAAAGAATCTTTATATATATGTGTCGGAGATACGGGACCGGGCATTCCGGAAGAAGACCTGAACAGGATTTTCAATCGTTTCTATCAATCGCAGAACCAAGTGAAGTATCCGGTTTATGGACAGGCGGGAACAGGTATAGGCCTTTATCTCTGCAAACGAATTGTGCAGATGCACGGTGGAGAAATCAAAGTGCGTAACAATCGCCTTGCGGGCTGTTCTTTCCGCCTTCTCCTCCCCTTGCAACAGGAAGAAGAAAAAGATGATAAGTTAATCATCATTGATTCTAACGGTTCTTCATCCAATCCTGTCCCGGCTTCTGAGCCCTCCAAAGAGAAAGAAGCTTTGACGATTCTAGTGGTAGAAGACAATGTAGATATGCGGGGATACATCCGTTCCATTCTCCGCGAACAGTACAATGTACTGGAAGCGTCAAACGGAGAAGAGGCGCTACATATTCTTTACAGCAACCCAGTGGATTTTATCATCAGTGACTTGATGATGCCTGTAATGGATGGCATTGAGCTCTCCCGCCGGGTGAAGGACACTTTTGCCATTTCACACATACCTTTCTTGATGCTGACTGCCAAGACCTCGCAAGAGACACGCCTGGAAAGTTATCGTATGGGAGTGGATGAGTATCTGCTGAAGCCATTTGATGAGACTTTGCTCTTGACACGTATTCAGAATATCTTGGAAAACAGGAAGCGGTATCAGCGAAAATTCACACTCAACATGGATGTGGATGTGCTAAATATGGAAAAGGAATCCGGAGATAAGAAGTTTCTGAATCATGTAATGGAGGTCATCAAGGAGAATTATAAGAATTCTTATTTTGAGGTAAGTGATTTTAGCGAAGCGGTCGGAGTGAGCAAAAGTCTGCTGAATAAAAAGCTGCAAAGCCTCATCGGACAATCTGCCGGACAGTTTATCAGGAATTATCGGTTGAATATAGCACGCGAACTGATTCTGAAGAATCGGGAAACAAAGAATATGAATATTGCGGAAATATCTTATGAAGTCGGGTTCAATGATCCGAAATATTTTACAAGGTGCTTCACCAAATACTTCAATACGACACCGAGTTCACTGCTTAATAAGGAAGAATAG